Proteins encoded in a region of the Populus nigra chromosome 3, ddPopNigr1.1, whole genome shotgun sequence genome:
- the LOC133689973 gene encoding uncharacterized protein LOC133689973, which yields MMEGRRISAANPRPCSGRRILAAKKRGRSDGFLNSVKKLQRREISSKPDRSFSITNAQERFRNMRLMEEYDTHDPKGHCSVVLPFLMKRTKVIEIVAAQDIIFALAHSGVCAAFSRVTNHRICFLNASPDEVILSLFYNKNNDSVITVSVYASDNFSSLKCRSTRIEYIRRGNPDAGFALFESESLKWPGFVEFDDVNGKVLTYSAQDSIYKVFDLKNYTMLYSISDKDVQEIKISPGIMLLILNRSSSYVPLKILSIEDGTILKDFHHLLHRNKKVDFIEQFNEKLLVKQENENLQILDVRHTGIREVSRTEFLTPSAFIFLYENQLFLTFRNRTVAVWNFRGELVTSFEDHLLWRPDCNTNNTYITSDQDLIISYCKAESDDQWMEGNAGSINISNILTGKCLAKINATNGSPKDEECCSSTGSSKQSCSLMKSTVAEALEDITALFYDEDRNEIYTGNRHGLVHVWSN from the exons atgaTGGAAGGGAGGAGGATATCAGCAGCGAATCCAAGGCCGTGCTCAGGGAGAAGGATATTAGCAGCGAAGAAACGGGGTCGTTCTGATGGGTTCTTAAACAGTGTTAAAAAgcttcaaagaagagagatttCTTCTAAACCAGATCGTTCTTTCAGCATCACCAATGCCCAAGAGAGATTTCGCAATATGCGTTTGATG GAAGAATACGATACTCATGATCCGAAGGGCCATTGTTCAGTGGTACTACCTTTTTTGATGAAGAGAACAAAAGTTATTGAGATTGTCGCCGCACAAGACATCATCTTTGCTCTTGCACATTCTGGTGTGTGTGCTGCTTTTAGTAGAG TGACAAATCATAGGATATGTTTTTTGAATGCGAGTCCTGATGAAGTCATTCTAAGCTTGTTctacaataaaaacaatgattcTGTCATCACTGTTTCTGTCTATGCATCAGACAACTTCAGCTCCTTGAAATGCAGATCAACAAGAATTGA gtaCATTCGAAGGGGTAATCCAGATGCAGGTTTTGCTCTGTTTGAGTCTGAATCCTTGAAGTGGCCAGGTTTTGTAGAGTTTGATGATGTCAATGGAAAGGTGCTAACATACTCCGCACAAGATAG TATATACAAGGTTTTTGACCTAAAAAACTACACTATGCTGTACTCTATATCAGATAAAGATGTACAAGAAATCAAGATcag TCCAGGCATcatgttattgattttgaataGATCAAGCAGCTATGTTCCtcttaagattttatcaatagAAGATGGCACAATTCTCAAAGATTTCCATCATCTGCTTCATCGAAATAAGAAGGTGGACTTCATCGAGCAATTTAATGAAAAGCTTCTTGTCAAGCAGGAAAATGAGAATCTCCAGATTCTTGAT GTTCGACATACTGGTATTAGGGAAGTtagcagaactgagttcttgaCACCATCAGCATTTATCTTCCTGTATGAAAACCAGTTGTTCTTAACATTCAGAAATAGAACTGTTGCTGTTTGGAATTTTCGTGGAGAGCTTGTTACTTCATTTGAGGATCATCTCTTATGGCGTCCTGACTGTAACACAAATAACACATACATAACAAGTGACCAGGATCTTATCATTTCATACTGCAAGGCTGAATCTGATGACCAGTGGATGGAAGGAAATG CTGGTTCTATCAATATCAGCAATATCCTGACAGGAAAATGCCTAGCTAAAATAAATGCCACCAATGGCAGTCCCAAGGATGAGGAGTGCTGCAGCAGTACTGGAAGCTCAAAGCAGAGCTGCTCCCTGATGAAAAGCACAGTTGCAGAAGCCTTGGAAGACATCACTGCCCTTTTCTACGATGAAGATCGCAATGAAATCTACACCGGTAATAGGCATGGTCTAGTTCATGTGTGGTCAAACTAA
- the LOC133689435 gene encoding uncharacterized protein LOC133689435 translates to MDVESSKAIAMIPESPKKHKRRNVCLWVTAAVILVISLVLLILGLTVFKPKQLTTTVDSTSISDLKVSLDTARLKVHVNVSLDMDLSIKNPNEVSAKYKDSSAFLNYRGQVVGEVPIPAGKISADSTKPMNVTLTLVADRLLSDSQLFSDAMAGAIPFNILTKISGKVSIFNLFKVQFTCTVRCDLVVFVSNSTIGDQKCKYKTKL, encoded by the coding sequence atgGATGTGGAATCATCAAAAGCTATTGCAATGATACCTGAATCTCCGAAGAAACACAAACGCAGAAACGTTTGTTTATGGGTGACAGCTGCAGTGATCCTCGTCATCTCTCTGGTCTTGCTGATCTTGGGATTAACGGTGTTCAAGCCCAAACAACTGACAACCACCGTGGATTCCACCTCCATAAGTGACCTGAAGGTTTCTTTAGATACAGCCAGGCTAAAAGTGCATGTAAACGTGAGTCTTGACATGGATCTCTCAATCAAGAATCCAAACGAAGTGAGTGCCAAGTACAAGGACAGCTCTGCTTTCTTGAATTATAGAGGTCAAGTTGTTGGTGAAGTTCCAATCCCTGCAGGTAAGATTTCAGCAGACTCAACAAAACCCATGAACGTAACTCTCACGCTTGTGGCAGATCGGTTGTTGTCTGATTCACAGCTTTTTTCTGATGCCATGGCTGGTGCTATTCCCTTTAATATTTTGACCAAGATTTCTGGAAAAGTAAGCATTTTCAATCTGTTTAAAGTACAATTCACTTGCACCGTTAGGTGTGatcttgttgtttttgtttctaatagCACTATTGGGGATCAAAAGTGCAAGTATAAGACAAAATTGTAG
- the LOC133689436 gene encoding uncharacterized protein LOC133689436, with protein MIETNDRGHDPKARRRRCFIVGGVILLLLLLLFIIVLILALTVFKPKEPRTELLSATLEGISPRISFSPVSIQLNIILNLTLLVKNPNHASFKHGPGKSYLVYQGDQVGEADLCPGLIPSKGTQTLPSQLTIEVDEMATHISALISDVLQGQLVIETRTRIPGRVSFLKIFKKHAVATSDCRLAIAIPSMKIQSQECK; from the coding sequence ATGATAGAAACTAATGACCGAGGACATGATCCCAAGGCCAGGAGAAGAAGGTGTTTCATTGTTGGTGGGGTAATTCTcctcttgctgctgctgctattcATTATTGTTCTCATCCTTGCCCTGACAGTTTTCAAGCCTAAAGAGCCCAGAACCGAGCTGCTATCGGCTACCCTCGAAGGCATCTCTCCTCGCATCTCATTCTCTCCTGTTAGTATCCAACTTAACATCATCCTCAATCTCACACTCCTCGTCAAAAATCCTAACCATGCCAGCTTCAAGCATGGCCCTGGAAAGAGCTACCTTGTATATCAAGGCGACCAGGTGGGAGAGGCTGACTTGTGCCCGGGCCTGATACCCTCTAAGGGGACTCAGACACTTCCTTCCCAGCTTACCATAGAGGTGGATGAGATGGCAACTCATATTTCAGCTTTAATCAGTGATGTTCTGCAAGGGCAGCTTGTTATTGAAACACGAACGAGAATTCCTGGCAGGGTCTCCttcctgaagatattcaaaAAGCATGCTGTTGCTACTTCTGATTGCCGACTCGCTATTGCTATTCCTTCCATGAAGATTCAAAGCCAAGAATGCAAGTAA
- the LOC133689081 gene encoding uncharacterized protein LOC133689081: MDSESCTDKTNKTQDEQANKANVEPSLGPITPDSSKESGDIPLFSVTLVKKLPKVLSFTSKTNRNEDLFDNFSSPRTPQDGVFDPFAPSHEDNALAPQCKKYYDEARASVACRLNFTSSLRTFRNGSFGDDVEFLSDEEMFESVYESLLEAIVLKQTEGALEEMSKLEWGSDDCTTPPAAPKLTRVPDTCPDAPLKQKGKSRIIDLGLCRKLEF; the protein is encoded by the coding sequence ATGGATTCTGAATCTTGTACggacaaaacaaacaaaacccaagATGAGCAAGCTAACAAGGCCAATGTTGAGCCATCTCTAGGTCCAATCACTCCTGATTCCAGCAAAGAGAGTGGGGATATTCCACTCTTTTCAGTCACTTTAGTTAAAAAACTGCCCAAAGTTCTCTCCTTCACTTCTAAAACCAACAGAAATGAGGacctttttgacaattttagcAGCCCGCGAACACCCCAGGATGGTGTTTTTGACCCATTCGCTCCGAGTCATGAAGACAACGCCTTGGCTCCTCAGTGTAAGAAATACTACGATGAAGCTAGGGCCAGTGTTGCATGCCGGCTTAATTTTACTTCTTCCCTTAGAACCTTCAGAAATGGGAGTTTTGGTGATGATGTGGAGTTCTTATCGGATGAAGAGATGTTTGAATCTGTGTATGAAAGTCTTTTGGAAGCTATTGTTTTGAAGCAAACTGAAGGTGCTCTTGAAGAAATGTCAAAATTGGAATGGGGTTCTGATGATTGCACAACACCTCCTGCAGCTCCTAAACTAACCAGAGTTCCTGATACTTGTCCCGACGCTCCTCTGAAGCAAAAAGGTAAATCGAGGATTATTGATTTGGGATTATGCAGAAAGCTTGAATTCTAA
- the LOC133688981 gene encoding calcium-binding protein CML42-like → MEAAATFTGHKRSSSFSLRCPSLNFLRLRRIFDLFDKNGDGMITIEEISQALSLLGLDADFSDLEFTIKSHIKPGSSGLSFEDFVSLHQSLDSSFFGYDNIASEEEAANDIGDQARMRQEESDLSEAFKVFDEDGDGYISAHELQVVLRKLGLPEAKEIDRIHQMITSVDRNQDGRVDFFEFKDMMRSVLVRS, encoded by the coding sequence ATGGAAGCAGCAGCTACCTTCACTGGTCACAAGAGAAGCTCCTCCTTTAGTCTCCGTTGCCCCAGTCTCAATTTCCTTCGCCTCCGCCGCATCTTTGATCTTTTCGACAAGAATGGCGATGGCATGATCACCATCGAGGAGATTAGTCAAGCACTCAGCCTTCTTGGCCTCGATGCTGACTTCTCTGACCTTGAATTCACCATCAAATCTCACATCAAGCCTGGCAGCTCTGGCCTTTCTTTCGAAGATTTTGTCTCCCTTCATCAATCATTGGACAGCAGTTTCTTTGGTTACGATAATATTGCATCCGAGGAGGAGGCTGCAAATGATATCGGAGATCAGGCTAGGATGAGACAGGAGGAATCTGATTTGTCAGAGGCATTCAAGGTTTTCGACGAGGATGGCGATGGTTACATATCAGCACACGAATTGCAAGTCGTGTTGAGGAAGTTGGGATTGCCTGAAGCCAAAGAGATTGACAGAATTCATCAGATGATCACCTCTGTCGACCGTAACCAAGATGGTCGTGTTGATTTCTTTGAATTCAAGGACATGATGAGGAGCGTTCTTGTTAGGAGCTGA
- the LOC133689103 gene encoding uncharacterized protein LOC133689103, with protein sequence MANITYRDPELEESFSFSGCYDFNSPFQSIFFDESDDESYIEIALEPSLKNGHGGINCWADEEMELRISFSSSAPFQELSAKKISNEHDSAATMPSSPSSTTFTMSSSSPSMESGQRDAQMGSKASPSTCRAQKVIKRKVQFPKVNSFLNMLKPSLTVSSEADDGNSRPANNNHLELVSSSTMKGSKATAMSSNGIVMKFLIKFRTLKIRTLLASFMKSCQVINSPPEPRNTGTHQKLMKPFDKWFAPGSSSSNVYSNNLFGDGERSGVLEMKMDTVRGVVETMSSSSSTGREDRKFKSCPSPTKSSPVHQELSSDDQNHKICAKDNSIQAAIAHCKRSFGPKIV encoded by the exons ATGGCAAATATCACATACAGAGATCCGGAGCTAGAAGAGAGTTTCTCCTTCAGTGGCTGCTATGACTTCAACTCACCATTCCAATCAATCTTCTTCGACGAGAGCGACGACGAGAGCTACATTGAAATAGCCCTTGAACCCTCCCTGAAAAATGGTCATGGAGGTATTAATTGCTGGGCTGATGAGGAAATGGAGCTACGTATATCATTTTCATCTAGTGCTCCCTTCCAAGAACTCTCCGCCAAAAAAATCAGTAATGAGCATGATTCTGCGGCTACAATGCCATCGTCTCCATCATCAACAACATTCACAATGagctcttcttctccttccatGGAGAGTGGTCAACGGGATGCACAAATGGGGTCCAAGGCTTCTCCTTCTACTTGTAGAGCCCAGAAGGTCATTAAAAGGAAGGTGCAGTTCCCTAAAGTGAACAGTTTTCTCAATATGTTAAAGCCCAGTTTGACGGTATCATCAGAGGCCGATGATGGAAATAGCCGTCCGGCTAACAACAATCATTTGGAGCTTGTAAGCAGCAg CACCATGAAAGGATCAAAGGCAACGGCCATGAGCAGTAATGGGATCGTGATGAAGTTCTTGATCAAATTTCGAACCTTGAAGATACGAACTCTGCTTGCATCATTTATGAAGTCCTGCCAAGTGATTAACTCCCCCCCAGAGCCGAGGAATACTGGGACACATCAGAAGCTAATGAAGCCATTTGATAAATGGTTTGCGCCAGGAAGTAGCAGCAGCAACGTCTACTCAAACAACCTCTTTGGAGACGGTGAGAGGTCAGGAGTATTGGAGATGAAAATGGATACAGTTAGAGGAGTTGTGGAAACGAtgagtagcagcagcagcactgGTCGCGAagatagaaaatttaaaagttgcCCAAGCCCTACAAAATCCTCCCCAGTTCATCAAGAACTCTCAAGTGATGATCAGAATCATAAAATATGTGCTAAAGATAACTCAATTCAGGCGGCTATTGCTCATTGTAAGAGATCATTTGGTCCAAAAATTGTCTGA